One Thermodesulfobacteriota bacterium DNA window includes the following coding sequences:
- a CDS encoding sulfide/dihydroorotate dehydrogenase-like FAD/NAD-binding protein, with the protein MFEILENQTLAPTVYRLVLRAPEVARKHRAGNFVMLRIHEKGERIPLTVADKDPEAGTLTLVFQAVGKTTTELGELPVGSRLLDLAGPLGRPTHIEKFPGVTVCVGGGIGVAPVHPIARALRDAGNRVVSIIGARTQELLILEDEMRRASDELLVATDDGSYGHHGFVTDVLRQVIEREGKDRVSLVMAIGPVPMMRACCKVTREYAVPTEVSLNPIMVDATGMCGACRVSVGGETKFACVDGPEFDGHQVDFDELTQRLRIYLDDEKRAMQVFHEGHAHRCS; encoded by the coding sequence TTGTTCGAGATCCTGGAGAACCAGACCCTCGCCCCCACGGTCTACCGGCTCGTGCTGCGGGCGCCCGAGGTCGCCCGGAAGCACAGGGCGGGCAACTTCGTCATGCTGCGCATCCACGAGAAGGGGGAACGCATCCCCCTCACCGTGGCCGACAAGGATCCCGAGGCGGGCACCCTCACCCTGGTCTTCCAGGCGGTGGGGAAGACCACCACCGAGCTCGGCGAGCTGCCGGTGGGCAGCCGCCTCCTGGACCTGGCCGGGCCCCTGGGGCGCCCCACCCACATCGAGAAGTTTCCGGGGGTGACGGTGTGCGTCGGGGGCGGCATCGGCGTGGCGCCCGTCCACCCCATCGCCCGCGCCCTGCGAGACGCCGGCAACCGGGTTGTCTCGATCATCGGGGCGCGCACCCAGGAGCTCCTCATCCTGGAGGACGAGATGCGCCGGGCGAGCGACGAGCTCCTGGTGGCCACCGACGACGGCTCCTACGGCCACCACGGTTTCGTCACCGACGTGCTGCGCCAGGTGATCGAGCGCGAGGGAAAGGACAGGGTCTCCCTCGTCATGGCCATCGGTCCTGTCCCCATGATGCGGGCCTGCTGCAAGGTGACCCGGGAGTACGCAGTGCCGACCGAGGTGAGCCTGAACCCCATCATGGTGGACGCCACCGGCATGTGCGGGGCGTGCCGTGTGAGCGTGGGTGGCGAGACCAAGTTCGCCTGCGTGGACGGCCCCGAGTTCGACGGCCACCAGGTGGACTTCGACGAGCTGACCCAGCGCCTGCGCATCTACCTGGACGACGAGAAGCGGGCCATGCAGGTCTTCCACGAAGGCCACGCCCACCGCTGTTCCTGA
- the hemB gene encoding porphobilinogen synthase: MTFPTLRMRRLRKNETLRRMVRETALSPSDFIYPLFVREGTGIRNPIGSMPGQFQLSVDEAVREARAAWGLGVPSVILFGIPDHKDAVGSGAWADDGIVQRAVRALKDALPELCVMTDVCLCEYTDHGHCGVIEGGDVANDPTLELLAREAVSHARAGADLVAPSDMMDGRVGALRAALDAEGFGQIPIMAYAAKFASTFYGPFRDAAESPPQFGDRRSYQMDPANGDEAIREVELDVAEGADIVMVKPALPYLDVIRRVKDTFAMPTAAYNVSGEYAMVKAMERLGWGDGKGLMMESLLSIKRAGADMILTYFAPEAARVLQG; the protein is encoded by the coding sequence ATGACGTTCCCCACCCTTCGCATGCGCCGCTTGCGCAAGAACGAGACCCTGCGCCGCATGGTGCGGGAGACGGCGCTCTCGCCTTCGGACTTCATCTACCCGCTCTTCGTCCGGGAGGGCACGGGCATCCGCAATCCCATCGGGAGCATGCCGGGGCAGTTCCAGCTCTCGGTGGACGAGGCGGTACGGGAGGCCCGGGCCGCCTGGGGGCTGGGGGTGCCCTCGGTGATCCTGTTTGGCATTCCCGACCACAAGGACGCCGTGGGGTCGGGCGCCTGGGCCGACGACGGGATCGTGCAGCGGGCGGTGCGCGCGCTCAAGGACGCCCTGCCCGAGCTCTGCGTCATGACCGATGTGTGCCTGTGCGAGTACACCGACCACGGCCACTGCGGGGTCATCGAGGGGGGCGACGTGGCCAACGACCCCACCCTGGAGCTCCTGGCCCGGGAAGCGGTCTCCCACGCCCGGGCGGGGGCCGACCTGGTCGCCCCCTCCGACATGATGGACGGCCGGGTGGGGGCACTGCGGGCCGCGCTCGATGCCGAGGGCTTCGGACAGATCCCCATCATGGCCTACGCGGCCAAGTTTGCGAGCACCTTTTACGGGCCCTTCCGGGACGCCGCCGAGTCGCCGCCCCAGTTCGGCGACCGGCGCTCCTACCAGATGGACCCCGCCAACGGCGACGAGGCCATCCGAGAGGTGGAGCTCGACGTGGCGGAGGGGGCCGACATCGTGATGGTGAAACCCGCGCTCCCGTACCTGGACGTCATCCGCCGGGTCAAGGACACGTTTGCCATGCCCACCGCCGCCTACAACGTGAGCGGGGAGTACGCCATGGTGAAGGCCATGGAGCGCTTGGGCTGGGGTGACGGCAAGGGGCTCATGATGGAGAGCCTGCTCTCCATCAAACGGGCGGGTGCGGACATGATCCTCACCTACTTCGCCCCCGAGGCCGCCAGGGTCCTGCAGGGGTGA
- a CDS encoding DUF2914 domain-containing protein, with product MKSRRGPARGLLSAVLLLGCLLAPAAARAEISVVRHAFARGIEAREPVGEAQVFPADVGTLAFFTQVAGVQGASEVRHVWIYDGREVASIPLAVQGPTWRTWSTKTVLPEHRGDWTVEVRDAAGALLLTAVCRVE from the coding sequence ATGAAGAGCAGACGTGGTCCCGCCCGAGGGCTCCTCTCGGCCGTCCTCCTTCTAGGCTGCCTGCTCGCCCCGGCAGCGGCGCGGGCGGAGATTTCGGTGGTCCGCCACGCCTTCGCCCGGGGGATCGAGGCGCGTGAGCCCGTGGGGGAAGCCCAGGTCTTTCCGGCCGACGTGGGAACGCTGGCCTTTTTTACCCAGGTGGCGGGGGTCCAGGGGGCCTCCGAGGTGCGCCACGTCTGGATCTACGACGGCCGCGAGGTGGCTTCGATTCCCCTGGCGGTGCAGGGTCCCACGTGGCGGACCTGGAGCACCAAGACCGTCCTGCCGGAGCACCGGGGGGACTGGACGGTGGAGGTGCGCGACGCGGCCGGGGCTCTGCTCCTCACGGCCGTCTGCCGAGTGGAGTGA
- the nifA gene encoding nif-specific transcriptional activator NifA, whose product MSKRAKAFRELRALYRVSQAVSASLDLRQVVEATLSILAEELGMQRGTLALVDPESGELAIEAAHGLTQAEKQRGRYRVGEGVMGRVLETGEPLLVPSIGAEPLFLDRTGARADLDRSRVAFLCVPVKVGNRTVGVLSADRLSAGEADLEEDLRLLSIVAGVVAQAVRVQQMVRREKAELADENRRLRRALDGAYRLDNMVGTSPLMLAVYEQVHLVAKSRATVLLTGESGTGKELVAKAIHFNSDRAQKPFVRLSCASLPATLLESELFGHERGAFTGAVARKTGRFELADGGTIFLDEIGEIPLELQVKLLRVLQERELERLGGHETRRIDVRVIAATNRDLAREVREGRFREDLYYRLNVVPIHLPPLRERREDVPLLAHHFLQRFSEENQKSFEGFTPEAAELLVRYDWPGNVRELENAVERAVVLARGPAIDARDLPLFFAEGSSAAAQAPAASGDLESAVARLAGELFEAPPPEGVYRAVVERVERVLLGQALARAQGVRLQAARLLGINRNTLYAKLGRPEEP is encoded by the coding sequence ATGTCCAAGAGAGCCAAGGCGTTTCGCGAGCTTCGGGCCCTGTACCGGGTGAGCCAGGCCGTGTCCGCGTCCCTGGACCTGCGCCAGGTGGTGGAAGCCACGCTCTCGATCCTGGCGGAGGAGCTGGGCATGCAGCGGGGGACCCTGGCGCTGGTGGACCCGGAGAGCGGTGAGCTGGCCATCGAGGCGGCCCACGGCTTGACCCAGGCGGAGAAGCAGCGGGGGCGATACCGGGTGGGAGAAGGCGTCATGGGGCGGGTGCTCGAGACCGGCGAACCCCTGCTGGTCCCGAGCATCGGCGCCGAGCCCCTCTTTCTCGACCGCACCGGGGCCCGGGCGGACCTCGATCGCTCCCGGGTGGCCTTTCTGTGCGTGCCGGTCAAGGTCGGCAACCGCACAGTGGGGGTGTTGAGCGCAGACCGCCTCTCGGCCGGAGAGGCGGATCTGGAAGAAGACCTGCGGCTCCTGTCCATCGTTGCGGGAGTGGTGGCCCAGGCGGTGCGGGTCCAGCAGATGGTGCGCCGGGAGAAGGCGGAGCTCGCCGACGAGAACCGGCGCCTGCGCCGGGCCCTGGACGGGGCCTACCGCCTGGACAACATGGTGGGCACGAGCCCGCTCATGCTTGCGGTGTACGAGCAGGTGCACCTGGTGGCCAAGAGCCGTGCCACCGTGCTGCTCACGGGGGAGAGCGGCACGGGCAAGGAGCTCGTGGCCAAGGCCATCCACTTCAACTCCGATCGGGCCCAGAAGCCCTTCGTGCGGCTCTCGTGCGCGAGCCTTCCTGCGACGCTCCTGGAGAGCGAGCTCTTCGGGCACGAGCGGGGCGCGTTTACCGGGGCGGTGGCGCGCAAGACCGGGCGCTTCGAGCTCGCCGACGGGGGTACGATCTTCCTCGACGAGATAGGAGAGATCCCGCTGGAGCTCCAGGTAAAGCTCCTTCGGGTGCTCCAGGAGCGGGAGCTCGAGCGGCTGGGGGGCCACGAGACCCGGCGCATCGACGTGCGGGTGATCGCCGCTACCAACCGGGACCTGGCGCGGGAGGTGCGGGAGGGCCGCTTTCGCGAGGACCTCTACTACCGCCTCAACGTGGTCCCCATCCACCTGCCCCCCCTCCGGGAACGCCGGGAGGACGTGCCGCTCCTGGCCCACCACTTCCTCCAACGGTTTTCCGAGGAGAACCAGAAATCCTTTGAGGGGTTCACTCCCGAGGCCGCCGAGCTCCTGGTGCGGTATGACTGGCCCGGAAACGTGCGGGAGCTGGAGAACGCGGTGGAGCGGGCGGTGGTGCTGGCCCGGGGACCCGCGATCGACGCTCGAGATCTGCCGCTCTTCTTCGCCGAGGGGTCCTCGGCTGCGGCGCAAGCGCCCGCGGCATCGGGAGATCTGGAATCGGCGGTGGCGCGGCTCGCGGGGGAGCTCTTCGAGGCGCCCCCGCCCGAGGGCGTCTACCGCGCCGTGGTGGAGCGGGTGGAGCGGGTGCTCCTGGGGCAGGCCCTGGCCCGGGCCCAGGGGGTCCGGCTCCAGGCCGCGCGGCTCCTGGGGATCAACCGAAACACCCTCTACGCCAAACTCGGGAGGCCCGAAGAGCCGTGA
- the polA gene encoding DNA polymerase I, which yields MGGYYLIDGTNLLYRAYHALQGFRTAGGLPTHVVFGFLSMVFRVLREQAPEGFAVVFDPPGPTARHALFPEYKANREATPDDLLIQIPYVHRALAALGIPVLTVPGVEADDVLGTLARRLADAGKEVTLVTGDKDFCQLVGPRIRLLDTMRDKVTGPGEVAEKFGVGPDRVVDVLALTGDAVDNIPGVPGIGPKTAAKLLEEYGSLEEIVARASEIRGKRGEALREHGQRALENRPLVTIDTAVPLEVQPEGLRPGSQDRPRLAALLRELEFHRFLRDLGLEGESSPGEVAAEQPPRPPPEGNAVGPTPATGGPGHGRPVAWVAVVPGGAGEPWGLAWGAEKAAVPAPGPGGLPEPWGRLVADPAVPVVGHGLQAACVALGRAGEALEGIRLDTEVAAYLLSPGRRAYPLEDLARERGLAGEGAGPSPEPAERTPGRAATVLALAVRLEAELAEAGLLALYREIENPLIPVLAGMETRGVRVDSRALAQLSREYAGRLAELERKLFALAGEEFNPQSPRQLGEILFEKLKLPVGKKTATGYSTDASVLEELALDHPLPRVVLEHRSLSKLKNSFIDVLPGLVDPATGRIHARFHQTVAATGRLSSSTPNLQNIPVRGEEGRRIREAFVAAEGCRLLSADYSQVELRILAHLSGDPALVEVFRAGRDVHAETASRIFSVPLAAVDARMRREAKTVNFGILYGMSPFGLARQLGITREAARKMIQAYFRQFPSVQAFLAELVEGARSRGYAETLFGRRRPIPELTSRNRAQREFGERMAINTPLQGTAADLIKTAMVGASRALGQAGLDARLILQVHDELVFEVAAPQVDAVRTRVVEAMEGARSLRVPLVVEAGAGRNWYEAH from the coding sequence GTGGGGGGGTACTACCTGATCGACGGCACCAACCTCCTCTACCGCGCCTACCACGCCCTTCAAGGGTTTCGCACCGCGGGGGGGCTCCCCACCCACGTGGTCTTCGGCTTCCTCTCCATGGTCTTTCGGGTATTGCGCGAGCAGGCGCCCGAGGGGTTCGCCGTGGTCTTCGACCCCCCTGGGCCCACGGCGCGCCACGCCCTGTTCCCCGAGTACAAGGCCAATCGCGAGGCGACCCCGGACGACCTGCTGATCCAGATCCCCTACGTCCACAGGGCCCTGGCCGCCCTGGGCATACCGGTGCTCACCGTGCCGGGAGTGGAGGCCGACGACGTGCTCGGCACCCTGGCCCGCCGCCTGGCCGATGCCGGGAAGGAGGTGACGCTGGTCACGGGGGACAAGGACTTCTGCCAGCTCGTGGGGCCCCGCATCCGGCTGCTGGATACCATGCGCGACAAGGTGACCGGTCCCGGGGAGGTGGCGGAGAAGTTTGGGGTGGGTCCCGACCGGGTGGTGGACGTGCTGGCCCTCACGGGGGACGCGGTGGACAACATCCCGGGTGTACCCGGCATCGGGCCCAAGACCGCCGCGAAGCTCCTCGAGGAGTACGGAAGCCTCGAGGAGATCGTGGCACGGGCGTCGGAAATCCGGGGCAAGCGAGGCGAGGCCCTGCGGGAGCACGGGCAGCGCGCCCTCGAGAACCGGCCCCTGGTGACCATCGACACCGCGGTGCCCCTGGAGGTCCAACCGGAGGGTCTGCGCCCCGGGTCCCAGGACCGCCCGCGTCTCGCGGCGCTCCTGCGGGAACTGGAGTTCCACCGCTTCCTGCGCGACCTGGGCCTGGAGGGGGAAAGTTCCCCTGGAGAGGTGGCTGCGGAGCAGCCCCCTCGGCCGCCCCCAGAGGGGAACGCGGTGGGACCGACGCCGGCGACCGGAGGGCCGGGGCACGGGCGACCCGTTGCCTGGGTCGCGGTGGTCCCGGGTGGGGCGGGCGAGCCCTGGGGGCTGGCCTGGGGAGCCGAGAAGGCGGCCGTGCCGGCCCCGGGCCCCGGGGGGCTGCCGGAGCCCTGGGGGAGACTGGTCGCCGATCCGGCCGTGCCGGTAGTGGGCCACGGGCTCCAGGCGGCCTGTGTCGCGCTTGGGCGGGCGGGGGAGGCGCTCGAGGGGATCCGGCTCGACACGGAGGTGGCGGCGTACCTGCTCTCTCCCGGCCGGCGGGCCTACCCCCTGGAAGACCTGGCCCGGGAGCGGGGCCTGGCTGGGGAAGGGGCGGGTCCGTCCCCCGAACCCGCCGAGCGGACCCCGGGCAGGGCGGCCACGGTCCTTGCGCTGGCTGTGCGGCTGGAGGCGGAGCTTGCCGAGGCGGGGCTCCTAGCGCTCTATCGGGAGATCGAAAATCCCCTGATCCCCGTGCTGGCGGGCATGGAGACCCGCGGTGTACGGGTGGACTCGAGGGCGTTGGCGCAGCTCAGTAGAGAGTACGCCGGGCGGCTCGCCGAGCTGGAGCGCAAGCTCTTCGCCCTGGCCGGCGAGGAGTTCAACCCCCAGAGCCCCCGCCAGCTCGGGGAGATCCTCTTCGAGAAGCTCAAGCTCCCGGTGGGCAAGAAGACCGCCACGGGCTACTCCACCGACGCCTCGGTCCTGGAGGAGCTCGCCCTGGACCACCCCCTGCCCCGGGTGGTGCTGGAGCACCGCAGCCTCTCGAAGCTCAAGAACTCCTTCATCGACGTGCTGCCCGGTCTCGTCGATCCGGCCACGGGCCGCATCCATGCCCGGTTCCACCAGACGGTGGCCGCCACCGGGCGCCTGAGCTCGAGCACCCCCAATCTCCAGAACATCCCCGTACGGGGCGAAGAGGGGCGCCGCATCAGGGAGGCCTTCGTGGCGGCGGAGGGTTGCCGGCTCCTCTCGGCCGATTACTCCCAGGTGGAGCTTCGCATCTTGGCCCACCTGAGCGGCGATCCGGCCCTGGTCGAGGTCTTCCGGGCAGGCCGCGACGTCCACGCGGAGACCGCGAGCCGGATCTTCAGCGTGCCGCTCGCGGCGGTGGACGCCCGGATGCGCCGGGAAGCCAAGACCGTGAACTTCGGCATCCTCTACGGCATGAGCCCGTTTGGCCTGGCCCGTCAGCTCGGCATTACCCGGGAGGCCGCCCGGAAGATGATCCAGGCCTACTTCCGACAGTTCCCGTCCGTGCAGGCGTTTCTCGCGGAGCTCGTGGAGGGGGCACGGTCCCGGGGGTACGCCGAGACGCTCTTCGGCCGGCGCCGCCCCATCCCCGAGCTCACGTCCCGAAACCGCGCGCAGCGGGAGTTCGGGGAGCGGATGGCGATCAATACCCCCCTCCAGGGGACCGCGGCGGACCTGATCAAGACGGCCATGGTGGGGGCGAGCCGGGCACTGGGGCAGGCGGGCCTCGATGCCCGCTTGATCTTGCAGGTGCACGACGAGCTCGTCTTCGAGGTGGCGGCCCCCCAGGTGGATGCCGTCCGCACCCGGGTGGTGGAGGCCATGGAGGGGGCGCGATCGCTGCGGGTGCCGCTGGTGGTGGAGGCAGGCGCCGGGCGCAACTGGTACGAGGCGCACTGA
- a CDS encoding FAD-dependent oxidoreductase, which yields MSDFDAIVIGAGPAGVSAALTMARGGLRVGLLERGPYPGAKSLMGGVLYTDVLAELVPDFQTEGAPLERHVAKKGLSVLTGEAETALSFRTAAWDRAPHNHSFTVLRARFDRWFASRAEAEGVEVVSGVVVDRTLKDDSGRVVGVEVRMPEGESAEGGRLKAPVVVVADGASSLLAEAEGLRPPLSSRRAALGVKEVLGLPREKIEERFGVRGDQGSAWEYLGEATGGLRGSGFVYTNRESLSVGVVVYASDLAQQAASPVELLDRFKAHPAVAPLVEGAELLEYGAHLIPETGYDALPILYKDGLLLAGDAAGLVSTSPHHEGSNYAMASGVMAGRAALAAHAAGDFTASTLSCYRRYLEDSFVLKDMEHYRDWPRFLEGNPHVLARWPEALSSAAESLLRVGGGPRSERGGELWELFQRRVGILPFAATALQLRNALRVLGYGKSDRILEYLAKNW from the coding sequence GTGAGCGACTTCGACGCGATCGTCATCGGCGCGGGCCCGGCAGGGGTGAGCGCGGCCCTCACCATGGCCCGGGGGGGCCTCAGGGTGGGACTCCTGGAGCGTGGGCCCTACCCGGGCGCGAAGAGCCTGATGGGCGGGGTGCTCTACACCGACGTCCTCGCCGAGCTCGTGCCCGACTTCCAGACCGAGGGAGCCCCCCTGGAGCGCCACGTGGCGAAGAAGGGGCTCTCGGTCCTCACGGGCGAGGCGGAAACGGCCCTCTCGTTTCGCACCGCGGCCTGGGACCGAGCTCCCCACAACCACAGCTTTACCGTCCTGCGGGCGCGCTTCGACCGCTGGTTTGCCTCCCGGGCCGAGGCCGAAGGGGTCGAGGTGGTGAGCGGGGTCGTGGTGGACCGCACCCTCAAGGACGACAGCGGCCGGGTGGTGGGGGTGGAGGTCCGCATGCCCGAGGGGGAGTCCGCCGAAGGCGGGCGGCTCAAGGCCCCCGTGGTGGTCGTCGCCGACGGTGCCAGCTCCCTCCTGGCCGAGGCGGAGGGGCTTCGGCCGCCCCTTTCGAGCCGGCGTGCGGCCCTGGGCGTGAAGGAGGTGCTGGGCCTTCCCCGGGAGAAGATCGAGGAGCGGTTTGGGGTTCGGGGCGACCAGGGAAGCGCATGGGAGTACCTGGGGGAGGCCACGGGGGGGCTGCGGGGCTCGGGGTTCGTCTACACGAACCGGGAAAGCCTCTCGGTGGGGGTGGTGGTCTACGCGTCCGACCTGGCGCAGCAGGCGGCGAGCCCCGTGGAGCTCCTGGACCGGTTCAAGGCCCACCCGGCCGTAGCCCCCCTGGTGGAGGGGGCGGAGCTCCTGGAGTATGGCGCGCACCTCATCCCCGAGACCGGATACGACGCCCTCCCGATCCTCTACAAGGACGGGCTCCTCCTGGCGGGGGACGCGGCGGGGCTCGTGAGCACCTCGCCCCACCACGAGGGATCGAACTACGCCATGGCCTCCGGCGTGATGGCGGGAAGGGCGGCTCTGGCAGCTCACGCCGCGGGGGACTTCACCGCCTCGACCCTCTCCTGCTACCGGCGGTACCTGGAGGACAGCTTCGTCCTCAAGGACATGGAGCACTACCGGGACTGGCCCCGCTTCCTCGAGGGCAACCCCCACGTGCTCGCCCGCTGGCCCGAGGCCCTGTCCTCTGCCGCCGAGAGCCTGCTGCGGGTGGGGGGCGGTCCCCGCTCCGAGCGGGGCGGGGAGCTCTGGGAGCTCTTCCAGCGCCGGGTGGGCATCCTCCCCTTTGCCGCCACCGCGCTCCAGCTGCGAAACGCCCTGCGGGTGCTCGGCTACGGGAAGAGCGACCGGATCCTGGAATACCTGGCGAAGAACTGGTGA
- a CDS encoding 4Fe-4S dicluster domain-containing protein — protein MTRGEPGGIRGSGKPLTVEERLYADETRPDAVSHLGVSDPSRCPGCAGKECVRTCPAETYRWSDEEGRLTIRFENCLECGTCRLVCPHANITWRYPMGGMGICYRYG, from the coding sequence GTGACGAGAGGGGAACCGGGGGGCATCCGGGGGTCGGGCAAGCCCCTGACCGTGGAAGAGCGCCTCTACGCGGACGAGACCCGGCCCGACGCGGTCTCCCACCTGGGCGTCTCCGATCCCTCCCGCTGCCCAGGGTGCGCGGGCAAGGAGTGCGTGCGCACCTGCCCCGCCGAGACCTACCGCTGGAGCGACGAGGAGGGGCGCCTCACGATCCGCTTCGAGAACTGCCTGGAGTGCGGCACCTGCCGCCTGGTCTGCCCCCACGCCAACATCACCTGGCGCTATCCCATGGGGGGGATGGGGATTTGTTATCGCTATGGATAG
- a CDS encoding response regulator: MGERAACAACGESVETYDVDLESGTREVRCVQCGMPLAKSAGREGLVRFRRVLVADDSAFFLKALEETLRSRRLAGEVVAARDGAEAVEKATAALCEKRPVSLAILDLLMPRLNGLHAAVALRAVERGFGAAPAGVLFLSGRRLDPTLRPLLDELAPAFYLNKGTDGAALHRRLEEVLVAISSSPRVRRV, translated from the coding sequence ATGGGTGAGCGAGCGGCCTGCGCGGCGTGTGGCGAGAGCGTCGAGACCTATGACGTGGACCTGGAGAGCGGCACCCGGGAGGTTCGCTGCGTCCAGTGCGGGATGCCCCTGGCCAAGTCCGCGGGCCGGGAGGGACTGGTGCGGTTTCGCCGGGTCCTGGTGGCCGACGACTCCGCGTTCTTTCTCAAGGCACTGGAAGAGACCCTGCGCTCCCGGCGCTTGGCGGGCGAGGTCGTTGCCGCCCGGGACGGTGCCGAGGCGGTGGAGAAGGCCACCGCCGCCCTGTGCGAGAAGCGCCCCGTCTCCTTGGCGATCTTGGACCTCCTCATGCCCCGTCTCAACGGTCTGCACGCCGCCGTGGCCCTGCGGGCCGTGGAGAGGGGCTTCGGGGCTGCGCCCGCTGGAGTGCTCTTCCTGTCGGGCCGGCGCCTCGATCCCACGTTGCGCCCCCTGCTCGACGAGCTGGCCCCGGCGTTCTACCTGAACAAGGGCACCGACGGCGCGGCGCTGCACCGCAGGCTGGAAGAGGTGCTCGTCGCCATCTCTTCCTCACCCCGAGTCCGCAGGGTGTGA
- the tgt gene encoding tRNA guanosine(34) transglycosylase Tgt, with the protein MAFRLVHADARTRARAGVLSTLRGEVETPIFMPVGTQAALKTVHPELVGQAGARIVLANTYHLFLQPGTAVVKRCGGLHGFMGWSGPILTDSGGFQVFSLPGRVISEEGVRFAFEKGGSPTFLGPEEATRAQNDLGADIVMAFDECIPYPAEHAYAAQSVERTLRWARRCVAAHARPGEQALFGIVQGSVFPDLRERCARALAELDLPGYAVGGVSVGEGHELMKRAVECSEPFLPPQKPRYLMGVGRPEDILEAIERGMDLFDCIIPTKLARGGTLFTSTGKLRIHRKEYRKDRYPIDTACACPTCARFSRAYLHHLFTVDEPLGKTLASVHNIHFYVSLTARAREAILQDRFGEFKREFYGSYFGDSEGPDSSRSGRGVPGGRKVAKGRAHFENMSDDE; encoded by the coding sequence GTGGCGTTTCGCCTGGTCCACGCCGACGCCCGCACCCGGGCGCGCGCCGGGGTCCTCTCGACCCTTCGCGGCGAGGTGGAGACGCCGATCTTCATGCCCGTGGGCACCCAGGCCGCCCTGAAGACCGTCCACCCCGAGCTCGTGGGCCAGGCGGGCGCCCGCATCGTGCTTGCCAACACTTACCACCTCTTCCTCCAGCCGGGCACGGCCGTGGTGAAGCGCTGCGGCGGTCTTCACGGCTTCATGGGGTGGTCCGGCCCGATCCTCACGGATTCCGGGGGGTTCCAGGTCTTCAGCCTCCCGGGGCGCGTGATTTCCGAAGAGGGGGTGCGCTTCGCCTTCGAGAAGGGCGGCAGCCCCACCTTTCTCGGTCCGGAGGAGGCCACCCGGGCCCAGAACGACCTGGGCGCCGACATCGTCATGGCCTTCGACGAGTGCATTCCCTACCCCGCCGAGCACGCCTACGCCGCCCAGTCGGTGGAGCGCACCCTGCGCTGGGCCCGCCGCTGCGTGGCGGCCCATGCCCGGCCCGGCGAGCAGGCCCTCTTCGGGATCGTGCAGGGCTCGGTGTTTCCCGACCTGCGCGAGCGCTGCGCCCGTGCCCTGGCGGAGCTCGACCTGCCCGGCTACGCCGTGGGGGGTGTGAGCGTGGGAGAAGGCCACGAGCTCATGAAGCGGGCGGTGGAGTGCTCCGAGCCGTTTCTGCCGCCGCAGAAGCCGCGGTATCTGATGGGAGTGGGGCGGCCGGAGGACATCCTGGAGGCCATCGAGCGCGGCATGGACCTCTTCGACTGCATCATCCCCACCAAGCTCGCCCGTGGGGGAACCCTCTTCACGAGCACGGGCAAGCTGCGCATCCACCGCAAGGAGTACCGCAAGGACCGCTACCCCATCGATACCGCCTGCGCGTGCCCCACCTGCGCCCGGTTCTCCCGGGCCTACCTCCATCACCTCTTCACGGTGGACGAGCCCCTGGGCAAGACCCTGGCCTCGGTGCACAACATCCACTTCTACGTGAGCCTCACGGCCCGGGCCCGGGAGGCGATCCTCCAGGACCGGTTCGGGGAGTTCAAGCGGGAGTTCTACGGGTCGTATTTCGGGGATTCGGAGGGCCCGGATTCCTCCCGGAGCGGTCGGGGGGTTCCCGGCGGCCGCAAGGTGGCGAAGGGACGGGCACATTTTGAAAACATGAGTGATGACGAGTAG